DNA sequence from the Amycolatopsis sp. Hca4 genome:
GGGACGAGCGGGTGATCACCGAGGCGAAGACCGGGGAGGTCCGGTCGATCTTCGACGTCCACGAGATCTCGGGCCTGATCGCCGAGCTGGTGCGCGACCCCCGCGTGCTGGACCGGGCGCGGCAGCTGCTCGGCTCGGAGGTGTACATCCACCAGAGCCGGGTCAACTACATGCCCGGCTTCAAGGGCACCGGCTTCTACTGGCACTCGGACTTCGAAACCTGGCACGCGGAGGACGGCATGCCGGCCCCGCGCGCGGTCAGCTGCTCCATCGCGCTGACGGACAACCACCCGTTCAACGGCGGGCTGATGATCATGCCGGGCTCGCACCGGACGTTCGTCCAGTGCGCCGGCGAGACGCCGGAGGCGAACTACAAGAGCTCGCTCAAGGAGCAGCGGGTGGGCGTTCCGAGCGAGGACGACATCACGAAGATGGCGGCCGAGCACGGCATCGACCAGTTCACCGGCCAGGCGGGCTCGGCGCTGTGGTTCGACTCGAACATCATGC
Encoded proteins:
- the thpD gene encoding ectoine hydroxylase, coding for MTLMDTRVDDSYPTRITGTPEHLPRVHPTVWGTGADGPIDAATLANHEARGYTVVEDLLSVGEVQTYWQELVRLSSDSELARDERVITEAKTGEVRSIFDVHEISGLIAELVRDPRVLDRARQLLGSEVYIHQSRVNYMPGFKGTGFYWHSDFETWHAEDGMPAPRAVSCSIALTDNHPFNGGLMIMPGSHRTFVQCAGETPEANYKSSLKEQRVGVPSEDDITKMAAEHGIDQFTGQAGSALWFDSNIMHGSGNNITPYPRSNIFLVFNSVENALQEPFAASTPRPAFIAGRNPAPITR